TAGCATCGATTAtttgcacccccccccccccccttcccccccACAAACACACTTTGGATGCTAGAAATGGTATCAACAAGCACCGCATTTGACCTATTAGCCAAAGCTTTAATGATAATCTTATACACATTAAAATCAATACTAATAGGTCTAAAATCCTCAACCTTAATAGATCTAGTTTTTTAGGCACCAAGGCTATAAAGGAGGAGTTGATGCTTTACGTTAAGTACCATTACCAATAAATTCAATAAGAACTTTCAGCTAATTGCCCTTAACAACCTCCCAACAATCTAGGACAAAAGCAATGTAATGCTATGGCTAGGAATTtattacaagacctaggtttggAACAAAAGGAGTATCTAATCCATTGTGACGTTTAAACTACAATTTATCTTATGCAACTTTTTatgcaagaaccaagcatatagatgttCACTACCATTGATTTGTGATGTCTTTGAGAAACAAAAAACTTCAAAGAATCACAATTCATCAAGCATGATGACCAAGAACAACAAGAACTTTGGAGAGATTTGGTAGGCATCAGTTTTTGAAGCCTTGGTGCTTGGACACAGGGTTCACTAAGCAATGAGACTCACAAGTTTTGAGGGGGGAGATTATTGGGCTTATTGCTCGGTGCTTTTGAGATAACCCCGTGAGAAGTGGCCCACACCATATCAAAGGGTGTCACATATGGGTATTTCTTGCAAGGCAAGCTTTAAGTAGGAACCTATGGGCATATTAAGTCTAAAAGGTAAGTTAAATAAAGATTGGGAGAGGTGCATTCTTCTTCACACAATATAGGTTTTTCAACACAAAAGCTTTCTCGGGTTGGTGTTTAAGGCACAAAGGTTTTTGTACTTCTCCATTCTTCTAATCTACAAAGATTTTGATGCTTCATCAAAGTTACGATTTCTTGCTGTGGAAGTTGATTCATCAATTTGTAAGTTGAAAGCTACTTTGAGTATCACTTGTAAAGAGAGATTGTTCTTGTGATCTTGAGATTTAGTTGTTGTAGACTTGTTGAACTCTGCATTTTCATTCATTAGGGGATTCAGGATTGTTGCTCTAGAGTTTTTCTTTCTTGGGGAGTGTGTTCAGTGTAAATATCGATGTTCATAGTTTTATGTAGTTTAATTTTATACTTCTATTGTTTACTGGTTTCTTTGTGATTTATCGGGCTTATGGTGGGAAACACTTCCCAATAGCAATTAGGTTCAAACACTAACCTGCTTCCTTGCCCTTGACCTTGCCGCTGATTCACGGTTCTTGATCATTCTCTTCTGCCTCCTCTCAATTGTCTTCTCCATCATTTCATCAGAAAGCTTGCGCTTCCCTTCAAGCGTTACCCGTGAGTCCGAAGATGATGCTGCCACCACCGGCATTGGCATTGGCACTGGCACTGACAATGCCATCTGATCCTCCGGGTTGCCAACAATAGCCACTGGGTCGTCAAAAACTGATCCAGAAACATGAAAATTAGAATCCAACACCACCATCTGCTGCTGCTGAGCAGCCGCCATCTGAAACTGCAACCAATCAGCCCGTTGCGAGACCAGAGCCATCGGATCAGTCGCGGTTAAGGGCTGGGGATTCAGCAACCCATCTTGATTCTGTGCATTAAATACACCAGCACGAACAAGAAAATCCTCGAGAGTAGTTTCTCCAAAGGTCAATTGCCGGTGAACGGGCTGGTTACTAGCCGCATTGACAAGGTGATCGTGCTGAACAatttccttccaaacctcatcaaTGGTTTTCTTACTCAGATTCCCATTTTTCAGCAGCTCATCCAAATTCGTGGTGTTCAGAGGTTTTCCCATTTGGATCTGAGCCTCATTGAAAGCTACATTGTACACAGACGCTTCACCAGCCAGAGGCGGAAAATGTTGCCTCTGAACTCTGTCCGGCGACACCATGCTTTCAGAAGCCATTCATCGAACAGAAAATGTGAGTAGTTCAATTTGAGTATATAAGAACAACGAGTTGTTCAGGAACAAAAACAGAGCATTAATCGCTGGGAAATCATGATAACGAGGGATTTGAAATTGGTGAATAGCAAGAAATGAATAATAACAGCAATGAACTACTCCACTGCAACTGCAATAGTTATACACATTCGGGAGTTTACAATAATTATGAGAATGGAGAAGtttaaaatggaaattaaaaaTAAGGGAAGCGCAATTGGAGCCGCCAGAAAGATCGAAAAACCAGTTAGGCATGACCAACCCTTGCGGATTCGTTGAAGAAGATGATCCcacgagaaagagagagagagttctcaTGTCAACAGTAATACCGGATTTTCATCCTATTATTATGGGATTTAGATATGAAATTCAAGACCATGCAAAATGGGTGCGGGATTTAGATATGAAATTGAAGACCATAACGTACGGGTGGCTAATTGGCTCAGCGAGTGGAGTAAGAGTAACAAAACGGATCAAAACCTGACGGGTGACCCGTGACTCACATATTTAAATCGGATTTGGCTTTAATACAAGTTTAACAATTTATAAACAGGTCAACCCACACCTAAGTCATTTATTAAATGGGTAATGCGGGTTCGGGTGggtgacccgttttgccacccctatttGGGAGCGAAAGGATAGTTTCTTTAGGGGAAGGAATGGGGAATGGAGATGAGGGAGAAATGGTCAAATGGCTAGGCTTCCCTACTGTTTCTTCGTGAATTCACCTCGGAAAGGTGAGCGTGAGAGATGGAGTCATGCTAGGGATGGTGAAAAATCACTCAAGAACTCTAATCATGCTCAGTGGTAGGGATGGTGACTATCGCGGGAGGAACTAGATGGGAGAGAGTAGGAGACGGAAGGTGGATAACAGCAAAGAAGCCCGAGCCAAAACCTTTTCAATTTCTTCTTGTGCATCAATTTGTTCTTAGGCAGCAAGTAGGAGTTTTtacctttttgatttttttatattaaaatatttaataaaggtTTGATGGGAACTTTATTTCCCACTTTAATGCGTCCTAAACCTGGGAAACTCAATCGCCGTTTGATGCATGGCGAAAATCATTGTTAAAAATTGCTAGACCAGCAAGTTTTCACTGAGAAACTCAACCATCGTTTGACGCGTGGCAAAACTTGCTGGATCATCCAGCGAGTTTTGGTCGAGTTTTTGAAGTCTTCCTCCTCTATTTTTCTCACAAAATTGCAGAGTGCTGAGCAAAGCAGAGCAGGTGGCTGGACTATTGGACGCTGCGCAGCAAGTGACCGTTGTAGGGAGGAGCTGAATGTTGGGAAGGAAGGTATCATGAAACACATGTAGGAAAGGGGGCTTATATAGAAAGAAAGGAGATTCAGTAAGACTTCCAATGTGGAAATATGAATTGACAGTTGAAGTGGGGCAGAAAGTTAGGTAGGAAATTGGGAATTAGGAGTTAGTGGGCGAGAgatttacattttttttcttgattgGACAAAAAAGAGGAGAGAGCCACATGCTTAAGAGAAAAATAGTCTCACACTGAAAATCAATGAATGAGTTAGCTCCTTAAATTGCTTATTAAAGCCATTTCCCAAGCTGATGTTGTTTGCCCTCTTCCGACTACTTGTGGGCTTACTTGGTTTCCTAATTTAGTTGTGGACTTCCTTGTCTGTGAGCTTACTTGGGTTTCTTTTTGACTTGAGCTTGCTTGCTTGTTGGCTTACATGGTATCTTGTTTTAAGCCCAGTTAATGAGCTTGAGTGGAGTTTTGAAATATAAGTTCTATATTAAAGATATTAAATTGTTCTGGTTTTGGTTTCATTTGGTTCTCGGTCTAGCCTAAGACTGAGTCAAGCCCAAGCATGTGATCAACTACTCTTCTTTCAAGCCATGCCTAAACATGTTGAAGCTCAATTCGTCTTGACTCTTTTTGCAGCCTTAGTTTGCTCTTTAGAATTTTGTCACTAGATTAATTCTCTTACAAGAAAATCTAGAATAGAATTTGtttcatattttataaattttatttgaaaataaaaaaataatgttgTTTTccatcaaacaaaaaaaaagttgAAACCAAAATTAAACCAAAATATTGTGCCTCATCAGGTGATTTGCTTAATGTTCTAACCTCAAGGTGCACTTTAAGACATGAGACGAAATGTAGTTTAGGCTTAAGGTTTAAAAAGAAATGGAAAACTATGTCTCAAAACCCTTCCCCAAAGATGACGACTTTGCCCCAAGTGGCATAGAGAATTGACTGAACTTGTTacatttggacaagttgcctatGTAATTTTCTAGAATTAGGACATGTCGTAATTCATACCTGTATTATGTCGGTAATTCATTTGAGGTATGAAGGCACTTGCCAATCAAGTCAGGACTTTTCTTTTAGACCGTAATGTAGGATAAGGGtgttggttaaagaagaaaggataTAGGAGACTTAATGTCATCAATTTCATAGGGTCAATTTTACCCAAGATCACCTATGTGAAGTATAGCCTTTCACTTTTGCTTTTACTTTTGCTCtccccttttttccttttttgaaacATGATTAAATAAATTCATCTcccttttgatttttcttttcctcctTAATCTGCCTTTTCTCATTTCCTTATATTCTTCTCTTTATTTCTCTTCTTTTGCTCCCCtaactttttttcctttttttttttcaaggaataTTGACCTAACACTACCCCAATGTGGGGGTGATTTGGTAGGTTTTTTCAAGAATGAACATTTATTGGTTCAAAGGGTTGGCAAAGGattcccacttttttttttttctttttttgtcaaCTCTTATTTTTTGTAGCAGAAATGATGGTATGTCGTCATTTTTACAGTGATTTCTACCTCAACCAAATTGCCAAACATTAGGGGCCCCATACCCAAGGTGAATTTAGTTAGCTAACTTAAGAAAATTTGGTTTTGTCATTTAAAGCTTAAAGGGGCTAGCAAATGGTAAATTAATGCATTATTTGGTCATTTTAGATATACTGATCGGCCGAGGATGGCCACCTATCATATGGTCAGAACATCTAACTTTCACCCAAAAGACACAAATAACAATTAAAGGACTAAATAGGCATGACTTTATTGCTTTTGTCAAAAGGTACATGCAATACTCAGATTGAGACTTTATCATATCAATCATGTCCATGTCTACCAATAGCCTCGTTTCTTTTGGTAATACCTAACATAAGGCCCTTCATTATTCAAGGTTCTCTTCCTTTTGTAGAATTTCATCATTCTTCTTGAATATTTATTTGTGAACTTGGACCTCCTAACTCCTTTTTCTTTGCACTTTGCCTCTTCCTTTCATCAAGGACTTCTCCACTCTAGGAAACCTCATGCCTAATACTCCTAAGGATAAATTTTTTCTTTCGACCTGCCTTTTCGATTGAGCCCTCAAAACATCCTTGGTTATAGATCATTACACTAGTAAAGCCATTGTCTCCAAATCTGTGTAAAATGTTAGCAAGACAATACAATATTTGGCACAAACAGGATTTTGAGACATGTTATGAAATGCATCTTATGTTATTTAGATTTGAAATGCGCCATGATTACAAAGATGAATTAAAGAGGACAATCCCCTTACAAAACATGATAAAAAGGGTACTTCGAAGCAACTTAAGGGCTGAGAatcatctcttttttttttacaaaaagcCACCATCGAATGAAGGCATATGCCAATAACTAAGAAAGACTTCCTATTAAGGCCAAATGAACCCAATCTCTAATGGCTTTAAAGATTCCCAACTATTCCACTCTTAGCCAGATATTCCCCTAATGCATTAATTGTTGGCTCTCTATGCTCACTTTCTTCGTCAAATGATAGCCAATTAGCATCTCTTAGTGCTTGCACCTTGTATTTAAAGGGCCAAAATTTTTCAATGGAATAACCAAGCACCCGGGCATGGTACTCACACCTTGCATTCATGTCATACCATTTAGGATAGGGTGGTTGTAATGACAGAGGAGGTATTGGGACGATTAGATAACTTTTCACCAATTACGAGAATAGGTCCCTGTGTAGCATGGGAATGGGTGGAGCCCTCCCCTTTTTATTTTATTGGCCTAATGCTGCTATATTTCCTGCATAGCATGTTGACCACTGTTGATGGTCTTGTGAGGGTTCTTTGTTGTTGTGAAATGTTAGCAACTAGATATTGTGAAGCCTTGATCATCCTACTAGTTTTTTGCTTCCTTGAGTACATATGCCCCTTCTATAACGCTTAATCATTCTTCTAACATTTCATATCTTTAACTTAACTCTTGATCTCTAACTGGTTATTTGGCCCTAATTCATTCCTTTTCAAAATTTGGTATCGAAATCAAAGGAGACTTCCTAATCTCGTGTCCAACTTGTTCGAATCCTTGAGCGAAGTGCAATTCGAATGTTGTATACATTGACACAAAAGGGTGTGAATTAAGTCCATGACTGGTCATCAAATTCACTAGTTCAAAAGGATATTGTGCTCTAACTGGTGAGCCTCTAGGAGGAAGCATATGATCTTTTCTAGGTATATGGAATGTTCCTGGGAGTTTTGGTTGCATTGCCTTTTCCTTGGTTATAGCCATCATCATATCTACTAGCTTATTTATCTATTCTTTAATGACTTGAATATCATGATTAACCTTCTCTTAATTCTATTCTAGCCTTATCATTTGGCTTTCCAAACAGTCTTCCATGATTCTTAGCTTACATCAAATGTCCCAATGTTAGCCTTTGGTGTTCAATACTTAATCTCTGTACTTGTACTAAATTACACTGTCAGCCCATACTCGAAGGGGTTCTGTGATGCATGAGTGTGACCCCAATTAAAATGTCTATAATGTATGTGGATGGTGCATGAATGTTTGTAAATGCAATGAATGCACTTTGCAAATTCAATGAATGAAACTAAAAGCATCATATTTACCTGAGTTTTAAGAGATCCCAATGTAGTTACCCATTTTATTAGTTAAACAAATCAAGAAGGCACTAGAATGTTcctctaatttatttcatttggAGTTTATAGATACAACAAAACTTACGCATACAACAATACAATTAACTACCTCAATTCCTAATGCAATTTTGATGGTTACTAGGTCATACTTTCCAAGGTATGTCTTATGCTTTATTTACCCTGCCATGTTGGTGGCATTAACCCTAGTGAACATTTGAGCACTACAAAAATTTAGATCTCCTCTACAAATACCAGCACATGGTATCCTATGGGACTACTTAGGTGACTAGTAGAACTTTGGCAAAGTAGTGTGTATGCCTAGATTGAATGCAACTATGAACCAAAGAGTTAAGCCAAACGAGCTTTATTAATCCTAACAGACATATTGACTAAAGTCATTCATAGTACCCTCAAAATTAATATTGCCTTTCAATCCCTAACAATGTCATGCGAATTACGCTGAAAACAAACCAGGACATGGAAATGTCTAATGAACAAAGTTTGCAACCCACAAAAAACAAACCAACACATGGAAATTCTAAATGGACAAAGTTTGCACTCAAGGATAAGGCTCTTGTCCCAACCTAGGAGGGTTTACAGATCCTGGGGGTAGGTAGTTCTAAGGCTCTATCCTAGTAGAGAAAGTTGGAGTTAATTATGTGTGGTTCAAACTCTAATATTATCAATAAGAGGTCCTCAGAATGTCCTTAATCCTTCCCCTTTTATGGGTTAGGAAAAGATACAAATTGATCAGAATGATTTGCATGCCCCTGAAGACTCATGCCTCATAAGAGCTAGTGCtactacacccctatctaatcttagaaGGGTAAAGCCCGAGTATAAGGCTTGTGAAAGTATGTGCTAGGAGCAAGCGAATAAATAATGCAAAAAAATAAGATAACTCTACAAAATAAAAGAATAGTCAATCTAGAAAAGGAGAACATACATAAATGCaaacaaataaaacatacacaattcaaAATTCACTAGGCATACAAAGCTAATGAAATAAAGATGACTACCAAACAGGTCATACAATTATTCATGACAAAAAGAAGGAATGCAACACATACAAGCAGCTTGACTCTCTTAATCCCCCAGCAGTGTTGCCAAACTGTCGATACTAGATTCGGCCCAGGGTGCCAAGAAAGAGAGAATGACGGTTCCCAAACAAAAAAGGATGAGGTTTTGATGAAAAGGGCGATAAATAATTAAAAACGGAGTTGccaccttttttttttgaaaacacagggaaaataaagaaaaaaaaaacctagaaaaACGTTtgcaaaaatcaaaaaataagttTGGGAGTACATTTGTATgaggagaaggtattagcaccccctacgacACTCATTCATAGAACGGTTACCACAATTACATATGTGTTCccttcaaaaagaaaagaaaagaaaagagagaaaggaCCCCTTTTGGTCATCTAGTGACGAAATCACTATCCAAACACTCCAATATGGCTTTGAGGAGCCTAGAGTATTGCTCTAAAATGGGTTGACATCTGAACCTTAAGTTTCGGTGAAAATGTGATAATGGTGATGGTAATGGCTAATAAATGCATAAAAACAATTAGTTTTGAAAACACCAGATTTGTATTATCGACCTAGAAAACcatcattttagaaaaggaagAACGGACTTAAGTTACCGGTAAATGAAATAAGAAAATGAAATGCAcaagttttgaaaagtttagtCCTTGGATGCATGTGATTGAGAACTTTAGTCATTTATTTCTACTAATGAACTTTAGTTTACTGAGCATCAAAAGCATATTACTACTTTCAAGGCAGAACTTCAGGCTACTAAGGAGATTACCCCTTTAAGTTAG
The sequence above is a segment of the Malania oleifera isolate guangnan ecotype guangnan chromosome 8, ASM2987363v1, whole genome shotgun sequence genome. Coding sequences within it:
- the LOC131161896 gene encoding ABSCISIC ACID-INSENSITIVE 5-like protein 3, whose translation is MASESMVSPDRVQRQHFPPLAGEASVYNVAFNEAQIQMGKPLNTTNLDELLKNGNLSKKTIDEVWKEIVQHDHLVNAASNQPVHRQLTFGETTLEDFLVRAGVFNAQNQDGLLNPQPLTATDPMALVSQRADWLQFQMAAAQQQQMVVLDSNFHVSGSVFDDPVAIVGNPEDQMALSVPVPMPMPVVAASSSDSRVTLEGKRKLSDEMMEKTIERRQKRMIKNRESAARSRARKQAYTNQLEHEVLQLKKRNSWLNKQKEAEMLLSSNPTPTPRYQLRRTSSASF